From the genome of Candidatus Hydrogenedentota bacterium, one region includes:
- a CDS encoding four helix bundle protein: MGSDGTPLLPHGGYRNLRSYKVAEAVYDATVVFCRRFFPQDRRMTDQMVQAARSGVRNISEGSGAAATSRKTEMKLTNVARASLNDELLRDYESFLRQNGLRLWPGDSREARAMRDRLSKDRVEDLPPAAPGTVRLTGLAGLADFVAQSSPELAANAMVCAVHQAAYLLKRQIESQGRSFLREGGFTESLYRQRVESRGRQGSNRSDKSDRSDGSDSRGGLNKSELSDLSDPSDLSDLSD; this comes from the coding sequence ATGGGCTCCGACGGCACCCCCCTGCTTCCGCATGGCGGCTACCGGAACCTCCGCAGCTACAAGGTGGCGGAGGCGGTGTATGACGCCACGGTGGTGTTTTGCCGGCGTTTCTTCCCGCAGGACCGGCGGATGACGGACCAGATGGTGCAGGCGGCGCGCAGCGGGGTGCGCAACATCAGCGAGGGGAGCGGCGCGGCGGCCACGTCGCGCAAGACCGAGATGAAACTGACCAATGTGGCGCGGGCGAGCCTGAACGATGAACTCCTCCGCGACTACGAGAGTTTTCTGCGCCAGAACGGCCTGCGGCTATGGCCGGGGGATTCACGGGAGGCGCGGGCCATGCGCGACCGGCTCTCGAAGGACCGGGTCGAGGACCTGCCCCCTGCCGCGCCCGGAACGGTCCGCCTGACGGGTCTCGCCGGACTGGCGGATTTCGTGGCGCAGTCATCCCCCGAACTGGCGGCAAACGCCATGGTTTGCGCGGTGCACCAGGCCGCCTACCTCTTGAAACGCCAAATCGAGAGCCAGGGGCGGAGTTTTTTGCGCGAGGGCGGTTTCACGGAGAGTCTCTACCGGCAGCGCGTGGAGTCCAGGGGACGGCAGGGGTCGAACAGGTCGGACAAGTCGGACAGGTCGGACGGGTCGGACTCAAGAGGCGGATTGAACAAGTCAGAACTGTCAGACCTGTCAGACCCGTCTGACTTGTCCGACCTGTCCGACTGA